Proteins encoded in a region of the Marinobacter arenosus genome:
- a CDS encoding ATP-binding protein — translation MTLKRQLLIASLLMLLIPWAGLQFVLELDDALRQQAREQLRMQAKRLADTAGDALVGQSPVTVDQPAIYVDPLNRSLNLDGYPDDWPGYEEGEQVQPWQDADAVATETSAQPDLQWQAASDGRHLYLLIRINNRQPTLYDPGNPDAAHDRLILSLQPPDDTVGVSARARSWLIRAAAPGTFYALDGTDNETPDYRVTGSWQTTRNGWQIEFQMPEPPAGSRLGFTARWSNEDPSAGVSTPVDPMPVLVRPDHGLERQLEPRLNPGQNVRVIEPAGWVTARQQLTVGQAPPEFDQLSPLQVTERISLNALRALIRFYQPEPAEAINGGNRLAAGTLPPEGLVQHNDGSIWLLTTEPVFGGRTLILEQSLDQLLTLSGSTLGSVIARSTLIIISLTLVLLGYASWLSWRITRLQRAVSASVDEDGRITGSLPASGSDDELGQLQRHFSQMVDRLHGYNRYLESFSRRLSHELKTPVAVVRSSLENLSHSESERERQQYLERASAATDRLRQILNGMSEAARLEQSFDHADKEDFDLAEVASQATAAYQSLDPSHRIRYVGPEHGCAMIGSPELMVQMLDKLVDNARDFTPQGGLIQVELESHADGLWLSVFNEGSALPGDNGADIFGPFVSLREGQEEGHLGQGLLIVRLIADFHGASVEASNGVQSGIDGVRFRVIIPTAHS, via the coding sequence CAGGCCCGGGAACAACTGCGGATGCAGGCAAAACGGCTGGCCGATACCGCGGGCGACGCATTGGTCGGCCAGTCACCGGTCACCGTTGACCAGCCGGCGATCTATGTCGACCCACTGAACCGGTCCCTGAACCTCGACGGCTACCCGGACGACTGGCCGGGCTATGAGGAGGGTGAGCAGGTCCAGCCGTGGCAGGACGCCGATGCCGTTGCCACCGAGACCTCGGCGCAGCCGGACCTGCAGTGGCAGGCCGCCTCGGATGGCCGACACCTCTACCTCCTGATTCGCATCAACAATCGACAACCGACCCTGTACGATCCCGGCAATCCCGACGCGGCCCACGATCGACTGATTCTCTCGCTGCAGCCCCCGGATGACACCGTGGGCGTATCCGCCCGGGCCCGGTCATGGCTGATCCGGGCAGCGGCACCCGGTACGTTCTACGCGCTCGACGGCACCGACAACGAAACCCCGGACTACCGCGTGACCGGTAGCTGGCAAACCACGCGGAACGGCTGGCAGATCGAGTTCCAGATGCCCGAACCGCCCGCCGGAAGCCGGCTCGGCTTCACAGCACGCTGGTCAAACGAGGACCCGTCCGCCGGCGTCAGCACGCCAGTTGACCCCATGCCCGTGCTGGTCCGACCGGATCACGGCCTTGAACGGCAGCTGGAACCCCGTTTGAATCCGGGCCAGAACGTCCGGGTGATCGAACCGGCAGGCTGGGTGACCGCGCGGCAACAGCTCACGGTTGGTCAGGCGCCACCGGAATTTGACCAGTTAAGCCCGCTTCAGGTGACCGAACGGATCAGCCTCAATGCCCTGCGCGCGCTGATCCGGTTCTACCAGCCCGAGCCGGCGGAAGCGATCAACGGCGGCAACCGTCTGGCCGCCGGCACGCTGCCGCCGGAGGGGCTCGTTCAGCACAACGACGGCAGCATCTGGCTGCTGACCACGGAACCGGTGTTTGGCGGTCGTACCCTGATCCTCGAACAATCCCTGGACCAGTTGTTGACGCTCTCGGGCTCGACCCTGGGGTCAGTGATCGCCCGCAGCACCCTGATCATTATCAGCCTGACCCTGGTTCTGCTGGGCTACGCCAGTTGGTTATCCTGGCGAATCACCCGCCTGCAACGGGCCGTCAGCGCCAGCGTGGATGAAGACGGCCGGATTACCGGCTCCCTGCCCGCCTCCGGGTCCGACGACGAACTGGGGCAACTGCAGCGCCACTTCAGCCAGATGGTGGATCGCCTGCACGGCTACAACCGCTACCTGGAAAGTTTTTCCCGCCGCCTGTCCCATGAGTTGAAAACGCCGGTTGCCGTGGTTCGGTCGTCCCTGGAAAACCTGAGCCACAGCGAATCCGAACGCGAGCGCCAGCAATACCTGGAACGGGCCTCGGCCGCGACCGACCGGCTGCGCCAGATCCTCAATGGCATGAGCGAGGCGGCCCGCCTGGAGCAGAGTTTCGACCACGCCGACAAAGAAGATTTTGATCTTGCCGAAGTGGCGTCCCAGGCCACCGCCGCCTATCAGTCGCTGGATCCGAGCCACCGGATCCGGTACGTCGGCCCCGAACACGGGTGCGCCATGATCGGTTCCCCGGAACTCATGGTCCAAATGCTGGACAAGCTGGTGGACAACGCCCGGGATTTCACTCCCCAGGGCGGGCTGATCCAGGTCGAGCTGGAAAGCCATGCCGACGGCCTCTGGTTGTCGGTGTTCAACGAGGGGTCGGCCCTGCCGGGTGACAACGGAGCGGACATCTTCGGCCCCTTCGTGTCCCTGCGGGAGGGCCAGGAGGAGGGCCACCTCGGCCAGGGCCTGCTGATCGTCAGACTCATTGCCGACTTCCACGGTGCCAGTGTGGAAGCCAGCAATGGCGTCCAAAGTGGCATTGACGGGGTTCGATTCCGCGTTATCATCCCGACAGCCCATTCTTGA
- a CDS encoding DUF3422 family protein: protein MSARLDCLDIHPLRDDLYNELHSRPFQVLPTPARITQMAVLTTPEQRHQQFLHLQELHRQLGYPVPEQEVGCFEQTFGSLRVRREMHMEFATYTFTNLANSDESPFLETGISPLPEGWLEQLTGTVVAAFHLEIRPATEDAHGDLAYVRQHFEGMRLVGSSPQEGAARVWGTFKLHSDGFGRFMVMNHHMSDSQLGRLTQRLMEIETYRLMSLLALPVAREMTPALNDMDQKMAIITQALADNQDVDEQKLLAQLTNIASRIEAFRAHSTFRFSATRAYHRLVLTRLEELREDELSGHLTITEFMTRRLTPAVKTCEAVSERLEDLSRRVDRASDMMRTRVELAIQSQNQQLLSSMDRRSKIQLMMQHTVEGFSVVAISYYLVGLLKLGLEAMYDAGIDFNKSLVLGIAIPTTLLLVFFGVRAIHNRFIKLAKRQ, encoded by the coding sequence GTGAGCGCGCGACTGGACTGCCTCGATATCCATCCCTTACGGGATGACCTGTACAACGAACTGCACTCACGTCCCTTCCAGGTCCTGCCGACCCCGGCCCGGATTACCCAGATGGCGGTCCTGACGACGCCGGAACAACGCCACCAACAGTTTCTGCACCTGCAGGAACTGCACCGGCAACTGGGCTATCCGGTACCAGAGCAGGAAGTGGGCTGTTTCGAGCAGACCTTTGGCAGTCTCCGGGTGCGCCGGGAGATGCACATGGAGTTCGCCACCTACACCTTCACCAACCTGGCCAACAGTGACGAAAGCCCCTTCCTGGAAACCGGCATCTCACCGCTGCCAGAGGGCTGGCTGGAGCAACTGACGGGCACGGTAGTCGCGGCGTTTCACCTGGAAATTCGTCCGGCCACGGAAGATGCCCATGGAGACCTGGCCTATGTCCGCCAGCATTTCGAGGGCATGCGGCTGGTGGGCAGCAGCCCGCAGGAAGGCGCGGCCCGGGTTTGGGGCACCTTCAAGCTCCACAGCGACGGTTTCGGGCGGTTCATGGTGATGAATCACCACATGTCCGACAGCCAGTTGGGCCGACTGACCCAGCGCCTGATGGAAATCGAAACCTACCGGCTGATGTCGCTGCTGGCGCTGCCGGTCGCCCGGGAAATGACGCCTGCCCTGAACGACATGGACCAGAAAATGGCAATCATTACCCAGGCGCTGGCTGACAATCAGGATGTGGACGAGCAGAAACTGCTGGCCCAACTGACCAACATCGCCTCCCGCATTGAAGCATTCCGGGCCCACTCCACGTTCCGCTTCTCCGCGACCCGGGCCTACCATCGCCTGGTGCTCACCCGATTGGAGGAACTGCGGGAAGACGAACTGTCGGGGCACCTCACCATCACCGAATTCATGACCCGTCGGTTAACCCCGGCGGTCAAGACCTGCGAGGCCGTCAGTGAGCGGCTGGAGGATCTGTCACGGCGGGTCGACAGGGCATCGGACATGATGCGTACCCGGGTTGAGCTGGCGATTCAGAGCCAGAACCAGCAACTGCTCAGCTCCATGGATCGCCGATCCAAGATCCAGCTGATGATGCAGCACACCGTGGAAGGGTTTTCCGTGGTGGCGATTTCCTACTACCTCGTCGGGCTGCTCAAGCTGGGGCTTGAGGCGATGTACGACGCCGGCATTGATTTCAACAAGTCACTGGTGCTCGGCATTGCCATCCCGACCACCCTGCTGTTGGTCTTCTTCGGGGTGCGCGCCATCCACAACCGGTTCATCAAGCTCGCCAAACGGCAGTAG
- a CDS encoding ATP-binding protein, producing the protein MSVTDTVDWRTTSAALWRRHRSGLRAIRRLDPVQWQDLTGIDRQQQALARNTERFLAGEPSNNALLWGSRGTGKSSLIKALLNRYSERGLRMIEVDKDDLVNLPEIVDDICDLSFRFVIFCDDLSFDVGESGYKALKSVLEGSLELPPENVRVYATSNRRHLMPEFMSDNLKSEIRDGELHPAEAIEEQVSLADRFGLQLSFYPFSQDVYLQAVDALFPEVADRDALHRQAIRFATGKGVRNGRTAQQFYRQFAGDDLSDQG; encoded by the coding sequence ATGTCAGTGACCGACACCGTTGATTGGAGAACCACATCCGCCGCCCTCTGGCGTCGCCACCGGTCCGGTTTGCGGGCCATTCGCCGGCTTGACCCGGTGCAGTGGCAGGACCTGACCGGCATTGATCGCCAGCAACAGGCACTGGCCCGGAACACCGAGCGGTTCCTGGCTGGCGAACCCTCCAACAACGCCTTGCTCTGGGGGTCGCGCGGGACGGGAAAATCTTCCCTGATCAAGGCCCTGCTGAACCGTTACAGCGAACGCGGGTTGCGGATGATCGAGGTGGACAAGGATGACCTGGTGAATCTGCCGGAAATCGTCGATGACATCTGCGACCTCAGCTTCCGGTTCGTGATCTTCTGCGACGACCTGTCGTTCGACGTGGGTGAATCCGGCTACAAGGCGCTCAAGAGTGTTCTCGAGGGCTCGTTGGAGCTGCCGCCGGAAAATGTCCGGGTCTACGCCACCTCCAACCGCCGGCACCTGATGCCGGAGTTCATGTCCGACAACCTCAAGAGCGAGATCCGGGACGGTGAACTGCATCCGGCCGAGGCCATTGAAGAACAGGTCTCCCTGGCCGACCGTTTTGGCCTGCAGCTGTCGTTCTATCCATTCTCCCAGGATGTCTACCTACAGGCGGTGGATGCCCTGTTCCCGGAGGTGGCCGACCGGGACGCCCTGCACCGGCAGGCCATCCGGTTTGCCACGGGCAAAGGCGTGCGCAACGGCCGCACCGCCCAGCAGTTCTATCGCCAGTTCGCCGGTGACGACCTCTCGGACCAGGGCTAG